TAATAAGGTTATAGCTAATAATATAACTAGAAAAGATAAGAAGTTATGGACGGAGAGCTGTTTAGGAGATAGAATAAGAACTTTTAAATCAAGAGATGAAAGAGAAGAAGGAGATTTTATAGCTCATAGTATAAAAAAATTAAATAACGACAAAGGTATAGAGTATAGAGAATGTGCTATCCTTTATAGAACTAATGCCCAATCACGTGCTCTAGAGGAAGCTTTGATAAAGCAAAATATAAAGTATAAGATATTTGGTGGTATAAAATTCTACGAGAGAAAAGAGATAAAGGATCTGATAGCTTATTTAAGAATAATACAAAATCCTGTAGATGATATTTCTCTTAAGAGAATAATAAATGTTCCAAAGAGAGGTATAGGACTTAGAACTCTTGAAAAAATAGAAGATGTTGCTCTTTTAAAGAAGGAGAGCATGTACCTTTCTTTATATGATGCTGATAATATAGACGTATCTACTAGAGTTAAAAGTAAGCTAAGAGAGTTTACAACTTTAATATCATCTCTTAGTGCTATGAAGGATGTATATTCTGTAACTAAGCTTATAGAAAAGGTTCTAGAGAACACAGGATATATAAAAGAGCTTGAAAAGGATGATAGCATAGAGAATCAAACTAGAATAGAGAATTTAAAGGAATTTTTATCTGTTGCTATGGAATTTGAAAAAACAAGTGAAGAGAAGGATTTAGAAACATTCTTAGCTACTATATCTCTTATATCTGATATGGATGCTTCTGATGAAGATGATGACTATGTTTCTTTAATGACTCTACACAGTGCTAAGGGACTTGAGTTTCCAGTAGTATTTTTAGCAGGGCTTGAAGAAGGCATATTCCCTATAAGTAGAGCTTTAACTGATGAGATAGAGCTTGAGGAAGAGAGAAGACTTTGCTATGTTGGAATTACAAGAGCTATGAAGACTTTATATATGACGTATGCATCTTCAAGAACTATATACGGAAAGACTAACTATTCTAGGATATCAAGATTTATAGGAGAACTTCCTAAAGATTGCTTAAAAAGTCTTAATAAGAATGAGCCGGAGAATAAGATACTTAAAAAACAGAACAGCTTAGTTGAAAAATACAAGCAAAGACATATGGAAAAAGAAACTAAGAGTGTAGATAATAATAATGTAAGTCTTGGATCAAAGGTTAAACATCCAACATTTGGAACGGGAACAGTTGTAGCAAAGAATGGCTCTACTGTTAGTATAGCTTTTGAGAATAAAGGGGTTAAGAGCATTAACTTAGATTATGTAAAGTTAAATATAATATAAAACAAATAAAAAAGGTGGTATTGAATATGAGAGAAAAAGAATTTGCTAAGGATCTTATAGATTATGCTTATAAGGGGGCTAGTTCTTTTCATGCTGTTAAGACTAGTGCTGATATTTTAGAAAAAGAAGGATTTAAGGAGTTAAAGTTAACTGATAAGTGGGAGATTAAAAAGGGTGGCAAGTACTTTGTGACTAAGAATTCTTCAGCTCTTGTAGCTTTTGAGATAAACTCTGATAATGTTGATGAGGAAGGGTTTAGAATAATAGCATCTCATAGTGATGCCCCTTGCTTTAGAATAAAGCCAAGTCCTGAAATGGTAAGTGAGAAGGTTTACTTAAAATTAAATACTGAAGTTTATGGAGGTCCAATTCTTAACACATGGATGGATAGACCTTTAGCTATTGCAGGAAGAGTTGCTGTTAAAAGCGATAATTTATTAAAGCCAAGAGAAGTACTTGTTAATATAAATAAGCCTATATGTATTATTCCGAATCTTGCTATACATATGAATAGAGATGTAAACAAAGGTGTTGAACTAAATAAGCAAACAGATATGCTTCCGCTTGTTTCGATAGTAAATGAAAGCTTAGAAAAAGATGATATTTTATTAAAAGAGATAAGTAAAGAAATTGGTTTGCCTTGTGATGATATACTAGATTTTGATTTATTCTTATATGAATATGAAAAGGGATATTTAGTAGGACTTGATGAGGAATTT
The window above is part of the Tepidibacter aestuarii genome. Proteins encoded here:
- the pcrA gene encoding DNA helicase PcrA, which encodes MDLSTLNDMQRKAVLKTDGALLLLAGAGSGKTRVLTYRIAHLINDLEVHPSNILAITFTNKAANEMRERVEGIIGSDAQNMWISTFHSCCVRILRKDIDKIGYTRSFVIYDRSDQMTLMKDCIKELNINDKMYEAKTVLGHISDAKDKMINSKRFKEIHQNDFRMSNIAKVYSLYQERLMRNNALDFDDLIMKAIEILENNEGVLDFYQRKFRYIMVDEYQDTNRAQYKLVNMLAKRHGNLCVVGDDDQSIYGWRGADIKNILEFEKDYEDALVVKLEQNYRSTQTILDAANKVIANNITRKDKKLWTESCLGDRIRTFKSRDEREEGDFIAHSIKKLNNDKGIEYRECAILYRTNAQSRALEEALIKQNIKYKIFGGIKFYERKEIKDLIAYLRIIQNPVDDISLKRIINVPKRGIGLRTLEKIEDVALLKKESMYLSLYDADNIDVSTRVKSKLREFTTLISSLSAMKDVYSVTKLIEKVLENTGYIKELEKDDSIENQTRIENLKEFLSVAMEFEKTSEEKDLETFLATISLISDMDASDEDDDYVSLMTLHSAKGLEFPVVFLAGLEEGIFPISRALTDEIELEEERRLCYVGITRAMKTLYMTYASSRTIYGKTNYSRISRFIGELPKDCLKSLNKNEPENKILKKQNSLVEKYKQRHMEKETKSVDNNNVSLGSKVKHPTFGTGTVVAKNGSTVSIAFENKGVKSINLDYVKLNII
- a CDS encoding M18 family aminopeptidase gives rise to the protein MREKEFAKDLIDYAYKGASSFHAVKTSADILEKEGFKELKLTDKWEIKKGGKYFVTKNSSALVAFEINSDNVDEEGFRIIASHSDAPCFRIKPSPEMVSEKVYLKLNTEVYGGPILNTWMDRPLAIAGRVAVKSDNLLKPREVLVNINKPICIIPNLAIHMNRDVNKGVELNKQTDMLPLVSIVNESLEKDDILLKEISKEIGLPCDDILDFDLFLYEYEKGYLVGLDEEFISSARLDNLAMAHSSLHALINSNNSKGINVFVMFDNEEIGSSTKQGADSNMLKNILERITISLNKNREEFFTSIYNSFIISADMAHPVHPNRGEKHDPTNRPVINKGPVIKINANQKYTSDSYSIAVYEGICKEAGVPCQKFVNRSDQAGGSTIGPISSTHLDINSVDIGTSILAMHSVRELGGVNDHYYAYKSFMKFYEV